The sequence below is a genomic window from Setaria italica strain Yugu1 chromosome IV, Setaria_italica_v2.0, whole genome shotgun sequence.
CTGAAGGAGCACACACGGCTATCCATGGGGGAGCTCATGTGGCCTCCCGAtggaggagctcgcacggcagCTCACTGGAGGAGCTCATGCGACGGCCTCCAGCTCACGCGGTCGCTCCCCAACACCGGCCTTCTCAACGCGGGTCTCCGCcccaccagcctcctccccgccgtctTCGTCTCACGCTGTCGGCGCCACCCTGTCGCGTGAGTCTATAGCCGCCGTTGAACCGAGGTGATGGAGGAACACGGAGAGAGATGGGGAGGAAGTGGGACGCTCCCATCCGCTCGATTTGGAGGAATGGGGGTGTTCCACATCTGGAGGGAATAATCCCCTCCATGGATGATCCCATCTCACtcgtctccaaaccaaacatcTTCAAAAATGGGATCGTCTCGTCCCATCCCACACCGTCCTTGGAACCAAACGTACCTTTAGACTACAAGTGCTGCCCGGCATAGCCATCAGAGGGAGGTGGAAATGCAAAGGAGAAGTAATAATTAAGAAGAGAATAATGTTGTAAGAACAAGCACTAAATAAACTTCTGAACATAGCCATTTTTTCCATGCAATGTCAACAGTAGAGTAGTTGTCCTAAGCTGCATTTATGAGTTTTGACTTTCGCACTTGAGTTGTCTATTAGACTAGTGAAGATGTATAATTTGTGTGAATATAGAAGACAAAATATACCTTATATTATCAATCTGCATAAGTACTATGTTTCTATGTATTGATTTCAAGTTAAAAATATTTAACTTATCAGAACGAGCTTGAGACAGAtctgctccctccgtcctaaattactattcattttgacttttctaggtgcatagcattTGCTACATATTTAGATATAccgtatatctagatgcataacaaaagTTATGTACCTAAGAAAgtcgaataataatttgggatggaaggagtataTTTGTGATCGGAGACCAAGTAATACGAGTAGGCTCTAGCGCTCTATACAGTAAGGACGTAACGAGAGCTCTGGAGAACCCATGTGCAGTTCAGATTAAAAAACAGAAGTCGAACAGACTGCACTGCGTGTTGTGTTTCCTCATAAAAAGTACGTGCAGGCGTGCAATTCTTGTCCTCATTCATTCAGAAACAGTCAGGTACTTAGGTTCTACACTACCGGCTCATACCAACGGAACGACCTGAAACAGAAGTTACATCACTTCAAGATTCAAGAGTTCGCACTATTCGTGTAAGCCCAAACGCTTTCCCCAACGATTGCCTTGGACCAATGGCGGGATGCTCTGTTCGCTCCTGAAGAAGTCGGTTGGATCCACCGCCGCCTTCACCGCGGCGAGCCTTCGGAAGTTGCCGGCGAAGTACTTCTCGCCCCACACCTTGCCGCCGTCGAACGTGGTGACGTCGTTGACCACCGTGTTCACGCCGATGTCCAGGTCCCGGTAGTTCACGTACGCCACCCTCGGGTTCTTGCACACGTACTGCCCCATGAAGTCGTAGAAGTTGTTGATccagctcgtcgccgccgagccgtCGTTGCCCCAAGGCCAGAAGGTGATGTACTGGATGTTGTACAGCACCCCGCTCCGGTGCGGGTACGGCGTCGCCGACGCCGGGATGGTGTCGATGAACCCCCCGTGTGGCTCGAGGATGATCATCCCGGCGCCGTCCATGGCGAACCAGGGGAAGATCTTGTTCCAATCGTCCTTGGCGATGGCACGCCGGACGTAGTCGGACTTGTTCTTGGTGAAGGTGCTCAGGCTGGTGCCGCGGCTGAGCAGCGACTCCACCGGCGCGTTGGGGTTCCAGGAGTTGAAGAAGACCACTGACTGCAGCCAGGTCATCTCGAGGCAGTCGCCGCCCGTCATGCCCAGCTCCGGGAAGAGGTTGCTCAGCATCGGCACGACGTCGCTGCACTTGCCGAGGTACAGGGACTGGAACGTCACCTGCTGTCCCATGATGATCACCCGCATGTTGATGTCGAAGGGGAGCGTCGGCCCAACCTCCTGCCATCTGGTCAGGACGTCGATGGCGCCCTGGTCCACCGTCCTCACGATGTTGAACGCCGTGACGGTGGACGGGACCTTGACGAGGCTCACTTTCCACGACACGACGATGCCgaagttcccgccgccgccgccgcggatggCCCAGAAGAGGTCCTCCCCCATGGCCGCCCGGTCGACGAGGTCGCCATCGGCGTTCACCAGCTTGGCGTCGAGGATGTTGTCGATGGAGAGGCCGAACTTGCGCATCAGCATGccgatcccgccgccgctgaagtggccgccgacgccgatggTCGGGCAGATGCCGGCCGGGAACGCGACCTCGGAGTTGTTCTTGGCGACCGTGTAGTAGAGCTCCCCGAGCGTCGCGCCGGACTCGACCCACGCCGTGGGAGCCAGCGGCCACACGGCGTCGGAGCCGACGGTGATGGCGCGGATGCCGGCGAGGTCGACCACCCCGAACACATCGCCCTGCTGCAGGGACCGGTACGAGAGGCCCTCGTAGTCGTGCCCGCCGCTGCGGACGCGGACGCGCACGCCGTGCGCGCGGCCGCAGCGCACGGCGGCCTGCACGTGGGAGGCGTCGGTGGCCGTGACGATGCAGAGCGGCCGCACCATGTCGCCGGTGTAGACCCTGGGGTTATGGACGGAGGACGCCAGCACGTCGGTGAAGTTGCTCGCGCCCTGCGTGTAGATGAGCCCGCTGGGGATGTTCCCCAACAGGCACTGCAGGAAGCCGTCGGAGTCAGGCGTAGCCGAGGTTGGAGTGGTGAGGTAACAGCAAGAGGAGAAGGTGAGGATGAGCGCTAGTGCGGCTAGGCCTCTGAACGTTGCCATCTTGGCTGCTTCGTCTTGCAATGCCAATGCAACAGTGCTAGTTCATCTCTCTGGGTCGGAGGCTTTTTATATGTAGCAGTTGATCTCTACTGGCCGGTGTAGTACTGTAGTGACATGGAACGAAGCTGCGTGCATGAGTAGCTATGACTTGTGACTATGGGGTTCGTGCCagttagcccttgtttacttccctccaaactcctaactttgacactatgcaaaaagaagattccccatcatatcaaacttgcggtacatgcatggagtactaaatgtagacgaaattaaaaactaattgcacaattttgttgtactttgcgagacgaatcttttgagcctaattagtcaatatttggataataattcacaaatacaaacgaaacgttacagtgtcgcatttatggcaaaatgtcaattttgcaactcccaccttaggaagtaaacaaggccttagtttGAGCCCTTGGTGGACGGAGGAGCCGCGGGGTCAACTATTCCGACGGTCGGAAGGGATCAACCGACCTGGCCGGAGACGATAGAATGGCCCGTGAATTGAAGTTTACATGCATGGACGAACTGCGTGTGCAGACTGAAGAAGAGTAGCATAGTACACTGGTACTACAGTTACAGTACTATAGCAATTTTCTAGGCCATGAGATCGTCGTGAGATACGCGACATGTGAGCATCTGTCGCTGACGGCGCCTCGATCACGTCCAAGGTCGGTATTAATGAGGGTCTGAGCTCCAGATCCAAGTCAGAAAACAGGAGGTAAACTACGACAGAGCGCTCACAGAATCCAGATTGGCATCGTTCACTGCTACGTACTGTCAAGAACAGTCAACCACTCTTTGATCCTGCAGGTTAGTTTTGTGCCAGTATTTTATGCCCTCATCTCCCAAGGAATTGTCTATGGCTGCATAGTAACATGAAACTACAGGACGCGGTGAAGCGTGCGCGGTGTAATGGTCGTACAAGTGATAACATAAACTAGGAATTCAATTGGACATAAAGTATTTGGTAGCTGCTGGTTGCATTGTGTAAACACTTGGACTGAAACAGACAAAGGAATCAATCAGTTGGAGGTTGGCGCCTAAAGTTGCAGTCGGCGTGCAGTGGCAACGTTTGGCCCTTTCTCTGAAGATATACGCCGGCCGGGTGCTTAATATTCGATCCGAACAAAAGAGGCCTATCTGTACAAGACAATCCGCGGCACGGATGACAGCGCGAAATGGATATGAGTGTTCACGGATATATGTTCGAGGAAGGATGCAGGCTCACTGATGATGGATGAAGAACGTGGGAGAAATTCCTGTCCAGGCAACATATGGCCGTAAAGAAATGCTTCCGCATGCTGTTTATGACATGCGGATATGCACATCCCTTGCTAGATAGGTCTCACTTGCTGCCAATGTCTCAACTCTCAACTACTACAACCCGCTGAGCCTCGATCAGttcacctttttcttcttttttaacaGAGTTCACATTTTTGCTAGTAAAAACCTTGGGAAATTTTTGCTAGTAAAACCATGCAGCTTTAGTGGGGAATCGATTTGGAAAGCACAGGCAGAGGGCAAGCTAGCACAAATTCTTTGCGTGGTTGCTTGTACAGAGCAAGCTACTTACTGCAGATAAACTCAGCGTGAGGAACTGACCGTGTAATCCAACATGCGTGCTCTGTGAGCATGTCCAGGAAACGGCAGCGCATCTCATCCTTCACTGTAGCTTCTCCAGGGCTGTTTGGGACAAATTTCGTGTCTGGTCACAGCCTCACAGGGACCTGATTCAAGTACCATGCCAGAACCAGGATGTCGTTGATTGGTGGAAAGATGAGCTTGCAAATTTGCCAAAGCAAATACGGCGTGTCAAGGCTGCGATCTTCATGCATGTAAACGGCTTGGGACATTTGGAAAGAACAAAATTGACACACTTTTGAATGCCGCCGGATGAGTACAGTTCAAGTTGAGCAAGAAATTAAGATGGAGATCATAATCTGTGAGAGGGCCTAGGGTGGTCCAGAGTTTCCgaattttctatgatttatgcATGTTTTACTTTGTTTATCTATCAATCATGTAAGGATTTTTTGTTTCTCCTCCTTAAA
It includes:
- the LOC101753109 gene encoding berberine bridge enzyme-like 18, giving the protein MATFRGLAALALILTFSSCCYLTTPTSATPDSDGFLQCLLGNIPSGLIYTQGASNFTDVLASSVHNPRVYTGDMVRPLCIVTATDASHVQAAVRCGRAHGVRVRVRSGGHDYEGLSYRSLQQGDVFGVVDLAGIRAITVGSDAVWPLAPTAWVESGATLGELYYTVAKNNSEVAFPAGICPTIGVGGHFSGGGIGMLMRKFGLSIDNILDAKLVNADGDLVDRAAMGEDLFWAIRGGGGGNFGIVVSWKVSLVKVPSTVTAFNIVRTVDQGAIDVLTRWQEVGPTLPFDINMRVIIMGQQVTFQSLYLGKCSDVVPMLSNLFPELGMTGGDCLEMTWLQSVVFFNSWNPNAPVESLLSRGTSLSTFTKNKSDYVRRAIAKDDWNKIFPWFAMDGAGMIILEPHGGFIDTIPASATPYPHRSGVLYNIQYITFWPWGNDGSAATSWINNFYDFMGQYVCKNPRVAYVNYRDLDIGVNTVVNDVTTFDGGKVWGEKYFAGNFRRLAAVKAAVDPTDFFRSEQSIPPLVQGNRWGKRLGLHE